ACAGGCTCGGGTATGTCGAAGTGCGTGCCGTCAAGCTCTGCGATTGTCCGGTCCTGCAACTCCTGCATCCAGACTTTGAACTCCGCCTCGCCCTCGATGGCCCTTGCCGGGTCGGTCTCCAGCAACTCCTTCGCGGCCTCGACGCCCTTTCCCGGTGCGATCCTCTCGGCAGTCTCTGCCATCTCCGATTCAACCCACGCGAGCTGCTCCCAGCCCCAGTCGTAGGTCTCGCGAAGATCGGGCTCGATTCCGTTGTACCCCCGCGCGCCCAGCGAGTATCGCTCTTCCCCGACTGCATCCCGATCGGATGCGCCGGGAACGTAAGTCTCGCGGAGGAAGCGGGCCATTTCAGTCACTCCCTCTTCGGCTGTACTAGCGGCGGCAGCCAGGTCGGACCTGAGGCCTGCCGAGTCCACTCCTGACTCGTCGAACGCATCGACGAGAGCCTGGAAGAACGAGGCACTGCCCTCAGCCGCGCCGGTCCAGACGTCACACTGCCCCGCGGTCTCGCTCGCCTGTCGCCTCGCGACGACAAGGCCACGACTCAGCCCTTCTTCAAGGGTGCGCCGGTAGCTGTCGAGAGCCGTCGGGATCCGAGCCATTCGAGAGGCTATGTTCGCCCAGTGCTCCTCTGTCTCGCGTGGCATCAGGTCGAACACCTGGCGGACGCTGTGGACGGGACTGTGAATCATGCTCAGGCTTCTGAAGTGCTGGTTGGCGTCGTGCTGGTCGAGGTTAAGCCTCAGGCTATCTCGCATCGCGTCTCGCGCGATGCGGTCACGCTCGTCTTCGACTCGCGCTGTATCAAGCTCGGCCAGCGTATCGCGGTCGAGCTGGGCTGAGGCCTCGCTCATCTCTGGCGAGAAGTCGTTCATCTCGTGGTCGTGGCCAGGCACGCCCATGTAGGTAGCGCTGATCGGACTCATCTCCGCAATGCGCTCAACGTACCGGTCGGCGATGTCGAATACTTGGGACATTTTCTGTATGCTCACTCCATTGACGAAGATTTCGAGAGCGAAAGTCTATCACAGCGACCCGTGCGTATCGTGTAGCAGTCGCTCGACTTCCTGAGGAGGACAATTCAATGGAAAAGCGCAGACTCGGACGCACAGAGCATGAGAGCACCGTCGTCACATTCGGAGCGTACTCGGTCGGCTACGTAGACCAGGACGATGCAGACAAGGCCATTCAGCTACTCCTAGATCACGGCGTAAACCACATCGATATAGCGCCTTCGTACGCCCAGTCCATGGAGAGAGTCGCGCCGTGGATGCCGGAGCTCAGGGAGAAGATGTTCCTGGGATC
The Dehalococcoidia bacterium genome window above contains:
- a CDS encoding DUF885 domain-containing protein, yielding MSQVFDIADRYVERIAEMSPISATYMGVPGHDHEMNDFSPEMSEASAQLDRDTLAELDTARVEDERDRIARDAMRDSLRLNLDQHDANQHFRSLSMIHSPVHSVRQVFDLMPRETEEHWANIASRMARIPTALDSYRRTLEEGLSRGLVVARRQASETAGQCDVWTGAAEGSASFFQALVDAFDESGVDSAGLRSDLAAAASTAEEGVTEMARFLRETYVPGASDRDAVGEERYSLGARGYNGIEPDLRETYDWGWEQLAWVESEMAETAERIAPGKGVEAAKELLETDPARAIEGEAEFKVWMQELQDRTIAELDGTHFDIPEPVKNIEALIAPPGGALAMYYTPPSEDFSRPGRTWYPTGGKTRFPVWGEVSIAYHEGVPGHHFHLGTTVALSEQLSRFQRLLGGTSGQIEGWALYAERLMGELGYLENPDYYLGMLRAQALRSVRVIIDIGMHLELAIPDGQDFHPGQVWTPELGLEFIILKSHFPADFVKSEVDRYLGIPGQAISYKVGEREWLAAREESKQRLGSSFDLKEWHTRALSLGPMGLTQMREEFRRE